From the genome of Carassius carassius chromosome 49, fCarCar2.1, whole genome shotgun sequence:
TGAACTTAATCAATATAATTTTAACGCCACACCACCATTAAAGTAAATTGCAATAAAAGGGCATTGATAATGGTGAAAAGCCTCTGATTAGTTGAAAGCCATATGATGCTGTGAGGAAAACCCGCAAATTTTCACAACCAACAACTTTGAAATCTGGAGATTTTATCTACTGAACTAATAAACTACTTCTGTGCTGCAGCCTTGTAAACATTCatgccaaaaaaattatatatcttaAGAACAGCACCTAAAATATGCACATTCCTTGTATAttgatattttatgtaaaaaaataaataaaaaaaatttaagttaattttttgttTGCAGCAGTTCTTCAAGTCACATAAAAAGCTTTCGAAGCAGAAAGAATTAAATTAGTAATCGATGATCGCAAAAAATAACTTATTACTCTTACGAACAGAACTATTTAATCCGACAGGATAGcatttcaaaatgcataaactgcaAAGCCTAAAGGAAAACAGAATGGTCTTATGGAGTTGCATATTTACTTCTATTTTTCCACAAGGTGGGGCATTTGAATGGGAGAGGAGAGCATCAGGTTGATTCGTGTATTCTAGAAAGAAGAATGCAGTTCAAGTCAGATCTTGCACATAAGATATCCTCAAGGAAACACCTGTATGTTCAAGGCGTCACAGTCTATTACTCACCCTGACATCACCCATTTCAGAAGCTTGTTTTAACAGTTTGCTTTTTATACTTGAATTGAATTCTATCACTTCTCTTGTATATATGATGGAGAACAAAATGACCCCTTGGAGGAATTTCAAAGAGCAATGAAGTCTTGTTTTAAACAATTTTGACCTTTTCTCATGCTTAATTTGACACCTtgctccaaatctgatgaaatcTCAGTTACAGTTTTATGCAACACGTTGGATCTGTACAACAAAAAGTAGCAGATATAGATTAGGGGAACAGACTGTATTCAGTTCTTTCCTGTTCTGAGACCCAGTCAACGTGTAACTTTCCATGATCGCAACTGAGTACAACAATGAGTGTGTCGCATATGTCTGACTGGCACCACTTCTAAATAATTGAATTCATCAGCTTTCCGCAAGCACTGGTTCTGCTATCTGCCGAGTGATGTTTGTACATGTCCATGTGTGTATGCAAGCATGTTCGAGCCTgtggctgtgctttaaaacatCATCATCTCACAGCCTGTCAGACGAGTCCTACcagttttaaagaaaaaagtGGAAGAGGCTCTATATCTCGGCCCCACCGCTGTCTTCTTAAGATAATTAGGTGGTGGCAGTGTGTGTCACACACTTCTGAACAGTAAGCCATTGTCTTAGGTCTGTTGTTTTTGCTGTGATGGATGTTGTCAGGCTTCCTGACATTAAACCAagtccattctctctctctctctctctctctctctctctctctctctctctctctctctctctctctctatatatatatatatatatacacatactgaatacattcagttaattaaaataaaggtcacaagtaattaattataagctatttaaataattaaagctgACTTAGTAAATATTGCTAGTAGAATCAGTATTTACATGAATATATTCAACAATAATATTTTAGTATCAAAAAATGCAACAACAGATGACAGATACTTTATAAATGTGATgcactttaatttttcataaaatataaaagtgtGCAAATATGTGCAAACACTATGGATAAATGAGACATCTTTTTTGTATACAAAAAGGAAATAACAAGGCAGCTTTATCAACTAATTACAAAAAGTCAAGGTAAAACCTAAAAAAGGTGTTGGCATTGGATTACTGACTGGTTTGCTACAGAAGATTTCATTTATACAAATGCATGGATTCTAACAACAACATCATCATAGAATCACATCTAAAAGACTCAAAAGAGTTCAACAGCAGTTTAAAGACCTAGCAATTACAAGGCTGTCTGTTCCAGACAGTGAAGGGTAATGACGGCTATGCCCCCCTTGGCATAAAATAGGGCTTGGCGCAATGGTTTTACAGAGTGATGAAAAGATAAAGTGGTCTCAGGAATGAGCCAATGGCCTGAACATGAGGGTACATGGGATACAGTCCTCCCCCCTACACTGTCTACCCACACCTGTGATCCTCCTGAGGGCATGTTCCCATGAAACCAGCCAAATGGCTCTATAAATGCACATCTCTATTTGAGTGAACCATTTTAATTACATAACTGGCACCACAGTGTTGTcatttctgtttaaattataGCTCTTAAGTGCAATATTAAGCTGATATAGGGTAAGCTAAACAATTTTGGGGTTGCTTTCATTGCATCAATCACTCGGGTAACAAGAAGCAGCAAACGATGAAATCAAAGACATACATCAACAACAGCAAGGGATAAACATGGCATGGAAATGAAAGGAAGTTAAAGGTAGAACAAGATCCAGGCTCTATCTAcagtacagatatatatatatacataaatgccTTTCCAATTACAAAATAACTCTATTATTAAGGGGGAAAGCCAACAAGAGCCCAAACCCTGGAGAAAATGTCAATATTTCGATAACAGAGTAATTACAACATGTACATTAAGTCCCTCTTTTTCAGCATCTGTCAGTTTTTATAAAGTAGAAATTTAAAAAAGGAGGGAGAAAGTGTCTATGAGCATACTGGCAAAGGTTTGTTCCTGGAGTCCATGAGTTCAAACCACAGTAGGACCCTCAACAAAGTGCCGATTCACCAGGGACCAGTGAGCTGTCAGTGTTTTTGTGGCTGGTGAGTTTCAGAACGACCACTTTCCTCTGGAGTTTTGTGGGGGTGAAAGGATTCGGGCTCTCCGGCTCAGATTCCGAGGTGTAGTCAAACGTATGTTCTCCAGCGGGCTGCGGGGACAGCGGTGCAGCATCAGCACCACGTTTGAGCAGGACGCAGATGGCGTCTTTGTAGCCACCGCGTACAGCCAGGTGAAGCGGAGTGAATCCATTCCGGTCTTGAGTACTGGCAATGTCAGGGCAGCTCTGCAGAAGCTCTTTGAGGACCTCGCAGTGGCCGTTCTCAGCGGCCAGGTGACATGCCGTGCGAAGACCGTGGTTAACGCTCTCAGGGTCAGCACCCTCTCCCAGAAGCATTTTAACTGTTGGCAGATGGCCTTTCTGTGCGGCCAGGTGCAATGCGGTGCAGCCGCTGGCTGTTAGGCTGTGAATATCGGCGCCGTGTTTCACAAGCAGCCTTGAAGTGCTGGTGTGGCCGGTTTCCGCAGCCACGTGAAGCGGACTGTGGAGGCCATCAGAGGTCAGGTGCACGTTAGCGCCGAGCTCCACCAGGATCCGTGCCACCCGGTACTGGCCTCTTTGAGATGCCAGATGGAGCGGAGTGCGCCCGTCCGATGTCTGACCATCAACATCTGCACCGGCCTGCTTCACCAGGAGCTTCACTATTCCCAAATGGCCTTTCCAGGCAGCAAGGTGTAGCGCTGTCCAGTCATCTTTACCTTTCACATGGACGTCAGCTCCACGACTTAACAAAACCCTCACCACATTCTCCTGTCCGTGGTGGCAGGCGATATGCGCCGGCGTCCGGCCCTGAGCGTCTATTTCGTTAATGAAAGCATATCGGTCTAGGAGTAAGCGGGTTAGGGCTTCGTCACCGTTCTGTGCTGCAAAGTGAAGAGGTGTGTACTGGTCCTCATCCTTGGCGTTGACATTTGTCGTCTTGCGGCTCAGGAGAATCTCAGACACTCCCTTCAGCCGCTTTTCGGCAGCCAAATGGAGGGGCGTGGCTCCGTGAATATTGGGCAAATTAGGGTTGCAGTTGCTAAGCAGCAGAAACTTTACTGCCTCCTCATTGGCCAAGCTCACTGCGAAGTGGAGAAGGTTGCTGCCGCCCTCCAAGAGCAAGTCAACATCTTGAGGCTGGAGGATCTTCATCAGCTTGGCGATGTCCTCAGTGCGAATGGCTTCACAAAGTTTCTTCCTCTGTAACTCACTGGATTCTAAGTTGTACACAAACACAGTGAACAACAATAAAAAtgagtgaaaattattttatgacacCCTAATTAGACTTTTACGATTGTCAGATTCATCAAGTAACCCCTCAACATATCTCTGATGATTGGTAATATTTGCAAAACCAAATCCAAAacgggtaaaaaaacaaaacaactcaaaataaaacaaaaaactaaataataaaaaacactcaaacaaaatcaaagcacaacaaaaagaacaaaatgaataaacctaacaacaaaaaaactaataaaagcaaaacaaaaagcaacaaaacaaaaaacaaataacctTATGCATAgagtacaacaacaaaaaacaaaataggTGGCAAGATGCTACTGTGGTTTTCTCTTACCATTTACAGCATTTTCTTTCTCAAAGGACAATGTAATCGAGCCTTGGGATGAGAAAGCAGAGTCCACAGAGGAGATGCCTGACAGTCTCTTGCTGGTATTGTCTTTACTCTCAAGGGACTCTTCTTTGACATTGCTAAAACTGCGAGACAAGCCGGAGTCAATCTGACACAGCAGCTCGGACAGGCTGTAGTCTTTCTCAGGTAACATGGCTGACTTCGGCCTCACTGGCATTTGGTTGTTTGTCTGTATGTGAAGTAGAACAGACTATAAGAAAACATTCATCAACAATGACGATTAGCAACCACGTTTCAATATTTTAGAAGCAATGGAGGAAgccatataaatgaataaatcactgACTGTAGATGCAAAGATTTAATTCAAATAAGTAACATTCTGACAGATGAAGGACAGTGTATTCTTCCTAAAATAAACTGTTATACGCTCTCACAGAAAATGACAAAAGGGTTCTGTTAAAGCAATGCAGTTTGGTGGCATTCTCTCTTACTGATGAAAGACTGTCATCTTGGTAAAACATTTACACTATGTACTTagactaaaacaaacaaataccaaAGAGTTGCCTAATAACTGACGGACAGGAAGTCTAAACCTCACTGGAGGTCAATCTAAATGAATCATATGAACATAACTTGTTGGAAAAAGCATGATAACGGAACAAGATTAGTTAAGATTCATGCCTAGCGATGCATAGTGATATTACCTGTTCACTGGAGGCTGGGGCAGGGCAAGGGGAACAGTCTGGTTCTGAAGAAATAGAAGCTCTGGACTCATCATGAGGTTTGGTGCAGAGCTCCTCAGCTTCCGACGTGATCTCTGCCGGAGCAAGTGATCAATGTTTcaatgaacacttttttttttaaggaaactcTGGTATTTATAGAAATAGTTCCTGAAATGCACTGAAGAACAGTAAAGGCTAATTGTGTCTTTATTGTTCTGGTTGCCTGGGATATGCTGTCATATCAATGTCGAATGCAACTCTGGTTCTTGTGACTCAGCACATTCATTAGTGGTTTGATCGAAGTGAGAGACACTTACCTTGAAAACTTGGTCGGGCTTCAGGGGAATGTGCCCAGCATTTCTGCATAAGGTACAGGAACCCTGAGCAGGCCTGGGGACGACTGCGGGGAATGAGGCTGAGATCTGGGCGAACGCCCTTTACTACCTTAACCATTATGTGCAGGATGTTATTCTCTCCTGTGAAACCAAATAAAgagc
Proteins encoded in this window:
- the LOC132132268 gene encoding receptor-interacting serine/threonine-protein kinase 4-like: MDVPENSPGIMGLLKTFEASEFGSWEKIGSGGFGQVYKVRHMQWKTWLAIKCPPSLHSDDKERAELLEEAKKMEAAKFHYILPVYGICSDPQGLVMEYMETGSLETLLASEPLPWELRFRIIHETSVGMNFLHCMNPPLLHLDLKPANILLDAHYHIKISDFGLARWNGFARNDDISRDGFCGTIAYLPPERIIEKDRISDTKHDVYSFSIVIWGILAQKKPYQGENNILHIMVKVVKGVRPDLSLIPRSRPQACSGFLYLMQKCWAHSPEARPSFQEITSEAEELCTKPHDESRASISSEPDCSPCPAPASSEQTNNQMPVRPKSAMLPEKDYSLSELLCQIDSGLSRSFSNVKEESLESKDNTSKRLSGISSVDSAFSSQGSITLSFEKENAVNESSELQRKKLCEAIRTEDIAKLMKILQPQDVDLLLEGGSNLLHFAVSLANEEAVKFLLLSNCNPNLPNIHGATPLHLAAEKRLKGVSEILLSRKTTNVNAKDEDQYTPLHFAAQNGDEALTRLLLDRYAFINEIDAQGRTPAHIACHHGQENVVRVLLSRGADVHVKGKDDWTALHLAAWKGHLGIVKLLVKQAGADVDGQTSDGRTPLHLASQRGQYRVARILVELGANVHLTSDGLHSPLHVAAETGHTSTSRLLVKHGADIHSLTASGCTALHLAAQKGHLPTVKMLLGEGADPESVNHGLRTACHLAAENGHCEVLKELLQSCPDIASTQDRNGFTPLHLAVRGGYKDAICVLLKRGADAAPLSPQPAGEHTFDYTSESEPESPNPFTPTKLQRKVVVLKLTSHKNTDSSLVPGESALC